The Aminipila terrae nucleotide sequence ACTCAAGGGCAGAAGCATCATTTGCTCTTACGGCAACATTGCTGTACATACCACCTTTTGGCCCTTCTACTTTAATGCAGACAGTCTGTCCATCCTGCACCCCAAAATGCTGTGCATCTTTTGGTGTCATATGAATATGTCTCTGAGCTACAATCAGGCCTTCTTTCGTCTGTACGGATCCTCTCGGACCGATAACAGTAACTCCCGGTGTTCCTGAAAGATCACCTGAAAGTCTTGCCTGAGATGGAGCTCCAAGCTTGAAACAGTCTCCTGTCAATACTTCAACCTGGGTCTTACTTCGTACAGGTCCAAGTACCCTTACCTTCTCAATTGCACCCTTGGGACCACAGATTGTTACGGTCTCCTTGCATGCATACTGACCTGGCTGTGACAAATCTTTCATCTTTGTCAGCTGGTATCCTTCTCCGAATAAAGCATTTAAATCTGCCTGTGAAAGGTGGATGTGTCTGTTTGAAACACCTACTGGAATTTCATTTGAATCCTGCAGATTCTTTGCAGTTCCATTGCCCTCCAGCGCCTCCAGTAAGAGTTTTAATACAGCTTCACACTTATCCATACTAGTTAGCCCCTTTCATAACACTTACCAGCTGGTTAACCAGACTCATTAAGTCTTCCTGGTTTAAGCTTTGTTCTTTTGATGCTCCTGAACAACTGTTACAACCTGACAGTTCAGGATGGTTAAATGTAGGATCATCAGCTGCTAGAGTGGAGCAGTCTTTTAATCCATATGCCACTCTCTTGATGTTTACAAGGTGCATTGGTGTTACATTTTCTGAAGTTGCACTTCCGCCCCATGTACCACATCCTAATGTAAATGCAGGCATCAGTCCGGTGCTGGCACCAGTACCGCCCATGCTTCCTCCTGTGTTTACAAGAATACGGGATGCTGGCTTTGCAGCAAACTTCATTACTATGTCTCTGTCTTCTGTATGAAGACTCATGGTATGTCCAATACCGTTCTGAAGCAGTGCAATACTCAGTTCGCAGGCTTCATGCCAGTCTTTAACTGTATAGAAAGCAAGTACGGAAGTCAGCTTTTCATAGGAAAGGGGATATCCTTCACCTACTCCTCCCTGTTCACCAATCAGCACTCTTGTGCCTGCCGGAATTGAAATGCCTGCTCCTTCTGCGATTACATCTGCAGATCTTCCAACAAACTTGGCATTCATGCTGTGACCATTTTTAAATAACAGCTTGCAGACCTTTGCAGTTTCTTCTGCTGTCATAAAATAGCCACCCTGCTTCTTGAATTCAGCCATTACGGCATCTCTGTTGCACTCTTCGCAGATGATGGACTGTTCGGATGCACAGATTGTTCCGTTATCAAATGTTTTGCTGGCCATAATGTTCTTTACAGCCTGCTGTACATTTGCTGTTCTTTCAATGTATGCAGGTGAATTTCCGGCTCCTACTCCAAGAGCTGGCTTTCCGGCACTGTATGCTGCCTTTACCATTCCAGGACCGCCTGTTGCTATGATGATTGCCACTTCCTTGGCATGCATCAGTTCATCTGTTGCTGCCATGGAAGGCATGGAAATGCATCCGATACAGTTTTCAGGAGCGCCGGCTTCCAAAGCTGCCTGATACATTAGTTCTGCAGCCTTTATTGTGCACTTTGCTGCGGAAGGATGCGGTGAAAATACAATGGCATTTCTTGCCTTTAAAGCAATCATGGCCTTATAGATTACGGTTGATGTGGGGTTTGTTGATGGAACAATACCCATAACCAGACCTACCGGATCTGCCACCTCAATAATCTTATTTACTACATCTTCCTGAATCACACCAACAGTTTTCATGTCTTTGATTGCGTTGTACAGAATAGTTGCTGCCATATGGTTCTTGTAAGTTTTATCTGCAACCTTACCAAACCCTGTTTCTTCTACAGCCATCTGGGCCAGGCATACTGCATTTTCCTCTGCAACCCGAACCATATTTCGCAGAATTTTATCAATCTGCTCTTCTGTATAAGTAACAAATTTGTCTGTTGCCACTTTACCAAGACGTGCAAGATTTCTCACTTCCTGTACTGAACGTAAATCATAATCAAAATTTTCCATCTTGTGATTCCTCCTTTCTTTTCTTCCTCAGTATATATTGTTTAGTCATCTGTAAGTTTAGTTCTTCCCGTAGTATTTCTTAAATTCTTCCATCAGGATATTCTTATCTGCCTTGGAGATTACTCTTCCTGCAATTCCGAATTCCTTAAACTCACGGGCCAGATTTCTCAGTTTTGTTACTTTCATTTTGTCTAAAACTTCCAGCATCTTTTCCATGCCGCTTTCTTTTACCATTTTATCCAGGTCTTCTTTGTGTATCTCAGTAAGATCAGTATCTTCATTTTCTGTCTGAGAAGCAGGAGTTACTGCAGCTTCAGCTTTTGGCTGTACTTCTTCCCTGTTTTCCATAACAGTTTCTACTTTTTCCTCCGGCCCGGATACTTCTTCAGCAGCTACTATTTTATCTTTTTTTTTTGAAGTTGGATAAATCACTGCTCTTCCAACTTCTTCATGTGGTCTTGGGATTACGTGTACTGATATCAGTTCACCGATTCTCATAGCTGCAGCTGCTCCCGCATCGGTTGCTGCTTTTACTGCTCCTACGTCTCCTTCTATGATGATTGTAACAAGACCGCCCTTTACAAAGACTCTGTCCACCAGCTGTACGTTTGCTGCCTTCAGCATGGCATCCGCACTTTCTATGGCTGCTACAAGTCCTTTTGTTTCTATAAATCCAAGTGCCTGCATCTGCATTTACATATCCTCCTTACTTCCGGTTCTGCCTTTTAGTACGTCGCATAAAATGCTTTCATCTTATTCGGTGAACCAAAGGCTACTTTCGCACCATTCGGGAAGAATACAGAATCTCCCGGCTGTGCTGTATATACCTTGCCGTTTACGGTTACTGTCAGTGTTCCTTCGATGATATGGTACAGCTCTTCACATGCACACTCCCAGTCGAACTGACAGTTTTCAATGGTTATGAACCCTGCATTCATGGAGCAGCCGTCCTCTTTATTGATAATCTCCTGATAAAATACTTTATCGGAAGGATTTCCTGTATCCAGTGCTTCATACTGTACGGTGTTTCCACGGACAATTTTCAGTCCGCAGGCATCATGCTCTGCTGTGTAAGGCTTCCCGCTGCATGCTGCTGTATCCAGCACTCCCTGCAGCAGACCTTTATCTGCTAAATCTTTGAGTACTGTGTAAATCATATTGATGTCAATCTCACCTTCACAGGCTTTTGCTGTTTCTGCAGCTGGTGCCGGAGCCGGTGCTTCACAGGCAGCTGGTGCTGCGCAGCATACTGGAGCCGGTGCCTCTGTAGAAAATTCAACTCCACAGGATCTTGCCGCATCCTTTGCTGACGGAGTTACCAGTGTGTCTTTATCAATATAGAGCACTTTCTGTCCCTGTTTTGCCAGGATTTCAACATCTTTTGCACAAATCAATTTTTTCATTTGTTTCACACTCTTTCATATATTTACAACAAAGATGGTATCAGTCTGTCTGATGGGGAAGGAATTACTTCCGCATTAACCAGCAGACCTTTCTCTTCTGTAATATTCTTTCCTGCTTCGACCCCTGTTTCCACAGCTGCTACATCTCCTGTGAAGGTAAAGAAGGCTTTTCCTCCCAGACCGTTTCCAAGACGCAGTTCCAGTGGTTCCAGTTCTGCAGACTTTAAGATTGCATCCGCAGCAATCACCATGGTTGACATGGAAAAGGATTCCATGATTCCAAGGGCCTGAACTCTCTCAGGCATGGTGGCACCTGTAATAGCTGGAAATACCTCCGGGTGAACGTTTGGTATCACAATGGAATCCACCCAGTATTCTCCTGCTACTCTTTCACCCATCTGTACAGAATTTTCTACTGCTGACACATCCCCATGAACGATTGCTATATATTTGCCAGGACAGGTTGTGCTGGCTGTAACAATCTCTACATCTGAAATCTTTACCATCTGGTCTGCTGCGTAAATACCACGTGCAATACTTGTAAACTCTACCATTCCTATTGCGTTCGCCATATTAATCCCTCCTTATTGCAATATAGTCATTTCCGCATTCTGTTACTGTTCCGGAAATACTTGCATGAATTGTAGCTCCCAGACTTTCTTCCGGAATTTTTCCGATCTTCTGGCCTGCCTGTACATGTTCTCCTGTAGAAACTACAGGGACGGCAGGGGCACCTACATGCTGTCTTGTGGCTATATGCACTATTTCCGGATTCATGGAAATATCTGTCATCGGCGCCGGTTTGTCAAAATCATGCAGTCCGATTCTTGCTATCAGCCTCTTGCTTGGTACCAGACGGTTTTCCCTTACACTTCGTGCTTCAAATACTTCTTTATCCGGCTTATATCTTAAGCCCTGTTCTGCTAACTTTTCTCTGAAGAAATTATTAGCGAATTTTGGATATAACCCTATTGGACAAGCGAACAATTCGCATAAGTTACACTGGCAGCATAACTGACCTACCTTCTGGGCTTCCAAATCATTTGGTGCATTTGAATTTGCCGCATACATTAAGGCCCTCATCATCTTATGCGGCTGTGTAGCATGTCCCAAAAGATATCTTGGACACATGTCCGTACACATTCTGCACTGTTCACAGGTTGCCCTGTTGATTCTCTTTGCCTGTTCTTTTGATGCGCTTTTTCTTCTGATCAGCGGATGGGTCTTCTTCAGGATTACAAAGCCTTTATTCTTCTTTGTTATATATCCCCCGATTTCCGTCATCACAGGCCCCATCATAGGACCTCCGTCTATTACCGCATAATCATCAAAATTCTCTATGCCACTTAGCTTTAAGACATCCAGTATCGGGGTTCCCACCGGTACCTTTACCGTCATACGGTTTGGTACATCTCCTGCTATGGTGACATATTTTTCTGTTACTGCTTTTCCTGTGGATGCATAGTAGATATTTAATGCTGTTTCTGAGTTTACTACCACACATCCTACCTGGATTGGTATACCGGCTTCCGGTACCACCCTTCCTGTTAATTCATATACTAATACCTGTTCATCCCCTGCTGGGTAGATGTCCGGAAGAACTCCTACTTCTACATATTCTTCCAGCCTTAATGCCTTAATCCTATCCTCAAGGATAGTAATTACTTCTTTATGCTTTCCTTTAATTCCTATTATGGCTTTTTTCGCACTGACCTGTCTGCCTGCTGCTTCAAAGCCTTTTATTATCTCATCGGGAAACATTGCCATCAACTGCTGGTCCACTCTTAAAAGTGGTTCACACTCAGCTCCGTTAAGAAGTATATATTCCGCTTTTGATGCTAACTTTGCATGAGTAGGAAATCCTGCCCCACCTGCACCAATTATGCCGGCTTCTTTTACCATATCAAGAAGACTCATTTTATAAACCTCCTATAAGTATTATCTAATTATTTTCCCAATTTCTTTTTATATTTTCCAGTGCCTCTTCTACTGCCGCTGTTTCTCCAAATATTGCCAGCAAAATCATATTCTGTGGGCAACTGCCCTTAATTTCTTCTACTGTAACCCCAACAGCTTTTTCAGCTATATCAGAGGCAACAATCATTTCAATCATTTTACCCTGTACAAGTCCCACCGCATCCAAGCAAGGAGGAAGCGTATTGGCTCCAGTACCTTTTCGTCGTAAAAGAATATTGATTGTTCCCTCCGATGGGGATTTTATAATACGAATATCCATTTTATATCATCCCGCAAAAGCAGTTTATTAAGCTGCTGCTTCTTCTGCAGCCTGCTGTGCCTCAATTTGCCTTGCCTTAGGTACAGAAATCTTTGTTGCGATATAAACTGACAGACAACCTGCGATTAATTTACCAGCTAAAACAGGTAAAATCAGAGTAGGCTGGAAGTTAGCTGTGAATGATAAGTGGTCACCTATTAAGAATGCACTGCATACTGCAAATGCCAGACATTTAACTTTATCTTCTGCTTTCATATCACCAATCAGTTTGTATAATGCAATAGCGTTAGCTGCACCGGCAAGTATACCTGCAACAGCATTCTTGGAAAGTCCAAACACTTTACCAACAGCTTCCAGTGGTCTGCCTAAGTATTTTGTAAGAAGATATACCATAGGGAAAGCACCACACAGCATTATACCAATATATCCTGCAATTTCCAGAGCTCTGTTACAGTCTGCCTGGTCCGCAATAATTGGCTGGAATCCCCATGCGCCAAATATTTTTGAAAAGATTCCTGTAAAGTATTCAATGATGCATAATGTAAGAACCAATGTAAGTGCACAGTCCATCACTTTTCCGAAAACAGCAAAACCTTTAATCATTTTATCTGGTATAATCATAAGACCAATAGCAATAGCTACACAAATAATGATAAGTGGAACTAAGTTTCTGAATATCAGTAGAAATGTTAATGACAGCTGATATGTTGAGTCGCCACTTGTTGCAACTGCATCTCTGACACATGGATTTGTAAGAGCGATAATTGCACTTGAAATTAAAACGCCTACTGGAATCATTAGAAAACCCGACATCATTCCAAGAGCTAAATAAGGTCTGTCTTTTTTCTTTAACATCTTTAAAGCAACTGGAATGTTATATACGATTGTTGCACCTGCCATATAGCCTGTTATTTCTGCCATAATCCAGGATTCTCTTGTCTGAGCCAGTGCGTCAGCCAGCTGATATCCACCCATATCTACAGCGATAAAAGTTGTGGCTGCCATTGCAGGGTCCGCACCAACGGCCTGGAATGCAGGGCCAAATACTGTTTTAATTAAAGCTGTTAAGTATGGTGCAGATGCCATTACACCTGCTACGGGAATAAAAATAGGACCTATTGCATAAATACCTTCAAGGAACTGATTACCCAGTTCACTTCCTTCTTTAAATATGTAAGCTAAACATCCACTCAGGGCGCAAGCCATAATAATATAAACAACTATGTTCCCAAATAATACCATTATTTACCTTCTCCTTTTCTTTAGAGTACAAATAATACTACAAACTTATTATATCTTGTCCATCAACTATACCTACAATGGTTGCATCTACAGGTATATTGGAACCGCCCACCGGCATACGTGCTGAACTTCCTCCAACATATATCACTTTTTCGTTAACACCTGCACCAATGTTATCAGCAGCAATAATTGGTGGGCCAATAGGTGAATTATCAATTATGTTTAGTGGTTGTACAATCATCAGTTTCAATCCTTCAAGTTTTTCATCTTTTCTCGTTGCCCAGATATTACCTATTACTATTCCTGCCTTCAAACCGCCTTAACCTCCTTTCGTCCTGTTTCATTTTATTATCTGTTGTAGTCATCAGCTAAATAACGGCAGATCATTATATGTAATACACTGGACAGGCGGTTAAACGCCTCAATAATATCCATTCTCTCATATTTCTTGCCATTATGAAAAGCTTCCGCAGCAGAAACCTCGACCTCTCTAATTGCCGCCCTTAATTGATTCAGCATCGCATAAACTTTACCCATTGAATAATTCGGTAAAATCATTTGCTTAATCTTATAATATTTCATAGGATTGTGAGAATGCTCTCTGATCTCTGCATGAGTAAGTCCAATAATCTGTTCATTGACCAGAGGTTTATTGAATACATCACATCCCATGATTTCATATAGAAGTTTTAAGATTTCATCCAAATCCCTGATAATTTTTTCCTGTCCGCTCATTTCTGCTAAAATGGTCTGATCTAATACAACTAACGCCTGAAGGCTGTCCACTTTTCCTCTTAGACAAATCCTCGGGTGATCTTTTGTTACTAAGAAATTATCATATAACTGCGTCATATGTTCAGGTTTCTCGTAGTAGTAAGCTCCTGTTTCATAATCAATGTATTTGGGTTTTTTAATCTTTTCTTCTGTATTATCTGTCATTCTTTCCTGGATACCTGTTGAAGTTCCTGAGTTTTCTTCAGTTTCCTTCTTTTTTTGTTCCATGCTGCCCTTAACAACATTTATTTTTCGTTCCTTTAGAAACCCTATTGCCGCCGGAGTAAGCATTATATCCTGATCCAGGTAATAAGTCTCTATGGTAGATGTACGTAATTCGTTTCTTAAATCGGACTCTGTTATGACTTTCAAATCATTACCTCCTTTATATGTACACCTCCGTTAACCAATGGGATTTTCAGCTACATATACTACTGCGCTGGCAAATGCATCACATGCAGCTTTACATGCAGACTGACTTCCTGTCAGAAGTGCTCCTCCAAAGTTTGTTTCTGAAGGTGGTGCATATAATACGCAAAGACTTACGTCTGCTGCTTTTAATGCTGCATCAACTGCATACATAGCTTCAATAGGAGGTGCGATCAGATATGCCAGAGCCTCTCCTTCAACTATGCCAGCTCCTTCTGAAAGATATGAACCAGTTCTTGAAATGCATTGTGCATAATAAATAATTGAGTTTTCGTCATTTGCAGAAATAAAATGTAATTCATTGTCAATCATTTCTACACAGGCATCCAGACCACTCTTTACTTCTGCCGGGTTTGGCCCTGCCAGAATCCCGATTATTTCACCTGCCAGTTTAGTATTGGCATTGTCAGCACCACCATAAAAGCTTCTGGCATAAACAACTTTTACATCAGCTTTTTTTGTTGCTTCGTCCAGTGCAGTGTACGTTACATCATCACAGTTTGTTGTAATCAACGCCAATGATTTCTGCTCCGGATCCAGTTTAAACTGCTCAGCCATACTAGGACTTACATTTGGAATAATTTTGGTTGCTAAAACGGAAGTTTTAATTATATCACCTTTCATTATTTTCCTCCTTAACAATTTTTATTTTTTCTTCATAAATACTTATGAGTTAAAAATTAACGTTTTAGTTATAACAGGAACCACATTGCCTTGTGCAACAGGCTCTCCTATATCAATATAATCTCCATTATTTGTGTGGATACTGTCCAGACAAATTACATCTTTACTCTTGTTGAGCAGTAAATTAATTGAATTTCCCAGTACTTTGGCTATATCCTTTTCGATAATAATGATTAAAGGATGGGGCCATCTATGATTTCTTTAGCTCCGGTTACAATAGCATTGGCCAGATTCTGAATATCTGCAAAAGACTCAAAGCTTCTTCCCTCTAAACCAATTGCTACAATATCCAGTTTCTGTTCTGTATAATAAACAGGCAATTTTTCTTTGATGGCATTTACAATGCTTTCGCCTGACATTTCTTCCGTGTCGCTGATTTTCAGCACTGGTATATTTTTAATTGGTAATTTTTCTTTGATGTAAGAAATGGTGCTTCCACTTACATCTGTAGTATGTGTACCGGCACCAACCACGGTAGCTCTTATGGTTTCTTCCGGTTTATATCGCTTTACAGAGTTTAATGCCGCATTATTCTTTATAGCTTCACCCAGGAGTACCCCGATATCACCATATTTAAAGAAGTCTGATTGATTTTCACTGTATACACAATCAGCTACACCCCCTGAATAAGTAACTGCACTAATCAATGGGTTTTCTTTCAATAGTTTCCCATCATTGGTATACATGGTTCCATGAATTCCACTCTGCTCTGTTAGATAAAGGGCCTGTGCCAACTGATCTGCCATAAGGGAACAGATTTTTCTAAGGACTGTTACATCTGCCCTGTCCCCTTCATTAATATGTATGCCATTACGTTCAGCCAGTTCTTTAATCTTCCTATATATATATATAATTTTTCCGTTATCAATTTTAATAAGACGACCACCAATATCCAGACATATGGTTCCTTTTAAAATACCCTTGTTAAATACTGCAATATTGCTGGTACCGCCGCCTATATCTACATTTGCAATAGCCAGTGCATATTCTTTGGATATT carries:
- a CDS encoding phosphate propanoyltransferase is translated as MDKCEAVLKLLLEALEGNGTAKNLQDSNEIPVGVSNRHIHLSQADLNALFGEGYQLTKMKDLSQPGQYACKETVTICGPKGAIEKVRVLGPVRSKTQVEVLTGDCFKLGAPSQARLSGDLSGTPGVTVIGPRGSVQTKEGLIVAQRHIHMTPKDAQHFGVQDGQTVCIKVEGPKGGMYSNVAVRANDASALECHLDTEEANAMGLGSSAKITIVK
- a CDS encoding acetaldehyde dehydrogenase (acetylating), producing the protein MENFDYDLRSVQEVRNLARLGKVATDKFVTYTEEQIDKILRNMVRVAEENAVCLAQMAVEETGFGKVADKTYKNHMAATILYNAIKDMKTVGVIQEDVVNKIIEVADPVGLVMGIVPSTNPTSTVIYKAMIALKARNAIVFSPHPSAAKCTIKAAELMYQAALEAGAPENCIGCISMPSMAATDELMHAKEVAIIIATGGPGMVKAAYSAGKPALGVGAGNSPAYIERTANVQQAVKNIMASKTFDNGTICASEQSIICEECNRDAVMAEFKKQGGYFMTAEETAKVCKLLFKNGHSMNAKFVGRSADVIAEGAGISIPAGTRVLIGEQGGVGEGYPLSYEKLTSVLAFYTVKDWHEACELSIALLQNGIGHTMSLHTEDRDIVMKFAAKPASRILVNTGGSMGGTGASTGLMPAFTLGCGTWGGSATSENVTPMHLVNIKRVAYGLKDCSTLAADDPTFNHPELSGCNSCSGASKEQSLNQEDLMSLVNQLVSVMKGAN
- a CDS encoding cupin domain-containing protein — encoded protein: MKKLICAKDVEILAKQGQKVLYIDKDTLVTPSAKDAARSCGVEFSTEAPAPVCCAAPAACEAPAPAPAAETAKACEGEIDINMIYTVLKDLADKGLLQGVLDTAACSGKPYTAEHDACGLKIVRGNTVQYEALDTGNPSDKVFYQEIINKEDGCSMNAGFITIENCQFDWECACEELYHIIEGTLTVTVNGKVYTAQPGDSVFFPNGAKVAFGSPNKMKAFYATY
- a CDS encoding BMC domain-containing protein, translating into MANAIGMVEFTSIARGIYAADQMVKISDVEIVTASTTCPGKYIAIVHGDVSAVENSVQMGERVAGEYWVDSIVIPNVHPEVFPAITGATMPERVQALGIMESFSMSTMVIAADAILKSAELEPLELRLGNGLGGKAFFTFTGDVAAVETGVEAGKNITEEKGLLVNAEVIPSPSDRLIPSLL
- a CDS encoding 4Fe-4S dicluster domain-containing protein; translated protein: MSLLDMVKEAGIIGAGGAGFPTHAKLASKAEYILLNGAECEPLLRVDQQLMAMFPDEIIKGFEAAGRQVSAKKAIIGIKGKHKEVITILEDRIKALRLEEYVEVGVLPDIYPAGDEQVLVYELTGRVVPEAGIPIQVGCVVVNSETALNIYYASTGKAVTEKYVTIAGDVPNRMTVKVPVGTPILDVLKLSGIENFDDYAVIDGGPMMGPVMTEIGGYITKKNKGFVILKKTHPLIRRKSASKEQAKRINRATCEQCRMCTDMCPRYLLGHATQPHKMMRALMYAANSNAPNDLEAQKVGQLCCQCNLCELFACPIGLYPKFANNFFREKLAEQGLRYKPDKEVFEARSVRENRLVPSKRLIARIGLHDFDKPAPMTDISMNPEIVHIATRQHVGAPAVPVVSTGEHVQAGQKIGKIPEESLGATIHASISGTVTECGNDYIAIRRD
- a CDS encoding BMC domain-containing protein, which gives rise to MDIRIIKSPSEGTINILLRRKGTGANTLPPCLDAVGLVQGKMIEMIVASDIAEKAVGVTVEEIKGSCPQNMILLAIFGETAAVEEALENIKRNWENN
- the eutH gene encoding ethanolamine utilization protein EutH, producing MVLFGNIVVYIIMACALSGCLAYIFKEGSELGNQFLEGIYAIGPIFIPVAGVMASAPYLTALIKTVFGPAFQAVGADPAMAATTFIAVDMGGYQLADALAQTRESWIMAEITGYMAGATIVYNIPVALKMLKKKDRPYLALGMMSGFLMIPVGVLISSAIIALTNPCVRDAVATSGDSTYQLSLTFLLIFRNLVPLIIICVAIAIGLMIIPDKMIKGFAVFGKVMDCALTLVLTLCIIEYFTGIFSKIFGAWGFQPIIADQADCNRALEIAGYIGIMLCGAFPMVYLLTKYLGRPLEAVGKVFGLSKNAVAGILAGAANAIALYKLIGDMKAEDKVKCLAFAVCSAFLIGDHLSFTANFQPTLILPVLAGKLIAGCLSVYIATKISVPKARQIEAQQAAEEAAA
- a CDS encoding EutN/CcmL family microcompartment protein encodes the protein MKAGIVIGNIWATRKDEKLEGLKLMIVQPLNIIDNSPIGPPIIAADNIGAGVNEKVIYVGGSSARMPVGGSNIPVDATIVGIVDGQDIISL
- a CDS encoding ATP-binding protein → MKVITESDLRNELRTSTIETYYLDQDIMLTPAAIGFLKERKINVVKGSMEQKKKETEENSGTSTGIQERMTDNTEEKIKKPKYIDYETGAYYYEKPEHMTQLYDNFLVTKDHPRICLRGKVDSLQALVVLDQTILAEMSGQEKIIRDLDEILKLLYEIMGCDVFNKPLVNEQIIGLTHAEIREHSHNPMKYYKIKQMILPNYSMGKVYAMLNQLRAAIREVEVSAAEAFHNGKKYERMDIIEAFNRLSSVLHIMICRYLADDYNR
- the eutL gene encoding ethanolamine utilization microcompartment protein EutL, producing the protein MKGDIIKTSVLATKIIPNVSPSMAEQFKLDPEQKSLALITTNCDDVTYTALDEATKKADVKVVYARSFYGGADNANTKLAGEIIGILAGPNPAEVKSGLDACVEMIDNELHFISANDENSIIYYAQCISRTGSYLSEGAGIVEGEALAYLIAPPIEAMYAVDAALKAADVSLCVLYAPPSETNFGGALLTGSQSACKAACDAFASAVVYVAENPIG
- a CDS encoding ethanolamine ammonia-lyase reactivating factor EutA, which produces MIIIEKDIAKVLGNSINLLLNKSKDVICLDSIHTNNGDYIDIGEPVAQGNVVPVITKTLIFNS
- a CDS encoding ethanolamine ammonia-lyase reactivating factor EutA; amino-acid sequence: MQEKILSTGIDIGTSTTQLIFSRLTIENLANSYSVPRISIVDKEVIYRSDIYFTPLKSQHEIDASKVKQIVADEYRKAGFKPEDLQTGAVIITGETARKDNANEVLSALSEMAGDFVVATAGPDLESVLSAKGAGTDKISKEYALAIANVDIGGGTSNIAVFNKGILKGTICLDIGGRLIKIDNGKIIYIYRKIKELAERNGIHINEGDRADVTVLRKICSLMADQLAQALYLTEQSGIHGTMYTNDGKLLKENPLISAVTYSGGVADCVYSENQSDFFKYGDIGVLLGEAIKNNAALNSVKRYKPEETIRATVVGAGTHTTDVSGSTISYIKEKLPIKNIPVLKISDTEEMSGESIVNAIKEKLPVYYTEQKLDIVAIGLEGRSFESFADIQNLANAIVTGAKEIIDGPIL